Part of the Spinacia oleracea cultivar Varoflay chromosome 5, BTI_SOV_V1, whole genome shotgun sequence genome, CCGTTGATCTTCTGACGATGTTCTTTTCCTCGAGCCCCATTTCCTGTAGGCCCTCCAAGAACAACACGTTTGCCGAGCTGCCATTTTCGATCAATATCCTTTTGATCAAAGCGTTGCCTATTGGGAGCGATATTACCAATCCATCGTGATGCTCTTGCTGCACGTCCACTGAATCTGAGTCGTCGAAGGTGATAGATATTGCTGCTAAGGATTTGTCGAGTGCGATCTCATCCTCAGTTTTCCCCTCTTTGACGGCTCTAGATTCTCCGCTGTTAATCTTTTTAGCTGCAGAAGAGGTTAGTCCACAAATATCTGAGCCACCAGAAATAACGTTTACCACTTTGTTAAATGTAGGTGGGGTCGATCGATCGCTGCTCGCCGTTGGGTCGGGTTGGGTGGTTTTCTCCTTGTTGTACATCTCCTTCCCTTTGTCGCTCAACAGCTCCTTTAAGTGCCGCCGCTTCAGAAGAAATACGACCTCCTTTTTGAGGGAGATGCATTCCTCGGTTTTGTGGTCGTTGTCGCGGTGGAAGTCGCACCATTTTCTCATGTCTTTCATGGAATCTGGTCTGTCACTCTTCCGGGGCCATCTGATTGTTCCACCTACATTTTGAAGGGCGTTCACGACCCCTCCGATGTCGACGTTGAAGCCATATTCGGAGATGTCGGGATGATCGACCCGTTCATTCTTGTAAATATTGTTAGTATCATCATACTGATTGACATTTTGTACCTGGTTTTAACGATTGTACGGCTGGTGTCGCCAGCTGTTGTTCCTCGGGGTGTACCATCGCCTATTGCTGCTGCCCCCTGTCGATCGCTGTGCTGCCGACCGTGTAATCTCGTCGTCTTCGATCCGCATCTGGGCGGTGGCTCTCGATCTGACCTCCTCGAAGGTTGCGCAGGGATATTTGGTAACCTCACGGTACAACTCCGAGTTGGGGATAAGACCTCTTTTGAATGCTTCGATAGCTGTCCTGACATCACAGttttttatactaattttttcacaattaaaacggttaaagtaatcgcgtaccgactcggtTGGTCCTTGGGCCAACCGATAGAGGTCACTCGTTTGTTTCTCCAACTGGCGACTGCTAGCGAACTGCTGATAGAAGGCGTTGATGAGGTTAGAGAGGCAGTATATGGATCCAGGGGTGATGTTCATGAGCCATTCCAGAGCTGCTCCGTCGAGGGTTCCTCCGAATGATTTGCACATGAAAGGTTCCACCAGGTCGTACGGGATACCGATCTGCCACATTCGCTGCTTGTAGACTTTGACATGCCTGCAAGGGTCGGACGTTCCGTCGTAAAGGGTGGTCTAGACAGGGAGTCGAAGCTGATGCGGGACCGTCACTCAGGCGATCGCCTCGTAAAATGGTGATGTTGCGTATCCGTCGGTTGGTTCTGTCTCCACTGGGGTAGGTGCTCCTGGCAGCTTGGTCATCAGTTTCAACATCAACGAACACTGCTTTTTCATATGGGTCTCCATCTTGTTCAGGCGCTTGGTCACAGGTCAGGCGTCGCTCCATCTTCTTCCTCGTGGGGCTCTTCGTCGTCGGACTGGTCCGCGAGCTCATCGGACATCTCGAATATAATACCAGTTTCTTCAGCTTTGCGCTGGGTTTGTACCGCGACTGGTACCTGGTGCTTTTCACGGATTCGAGCTCTTTCTGGAGGTTCTCAACAGAAGCTTTTTCTTGGGCCAGCTCTTCTTGGGCCTGGTTGTAGGGCGCCTTCATCTCTGCGAGTGTCATATCTTCAGAAGTCATTGTAGGAGAGGTATTTTTGTGAGGGAATTTTTGTGTGAAACGtagttaatgtccccacagacggcgccaaactatttatgccaaattttgtcTAGGAGCGACACTTGGcttgggtcgacactaactaagcaacgAATACAAAAAAAGAGAATAAAGAGAGACCACGACACAGGGAGATGTTGACGtcgaaaacccaggaataaggtaaaaaaccgcggatagctatgaggctatcaatccactaagtaacCTAAGTAATCTATATAATTGTTTGTGCTTCGTAAGATTAAAAGAACCAATACAATGATTGCTTTAGAGTATGAAAATATAATAATTGCTTGAATGCTTGAGAGCTTGGGTTAACTTGTCCTCTGATCTTGCTGCCATATGCTTTTATATAAGAAGTTCAACGGCCGTGTTTGTTGGGAGGATCCCTAGAAGATAGGGATCTTCTAGTGGTCGTTGTCCCATGATCCTCTCGGTCTTCAACCACTTCCGTAGTTTTAGATAGCTTCTTGGACTCGTTCTGCTTCATGTGACGGCGCGGCATATCTTGGGCCTTGGGCTTCGATCTTGACCTATCTTCGCCTAGTCGTCTATCTGTCGTCGCTGATCACTTGTCGCCTATGCCTTGTCTCTAGTCTTCTGTCGCCTGTACCTTGTCAACTGACGCTACACTCGACCTGTCCATTCGACACGACGTCACCTGTGACACGGTCGACACGACATGAACACACGTCAAagcagttatgtcgttagtccaaaaagtgggataacaattcgcagtcatcaccatggccattctcagcttgggttatcaacgtcatcggcaaagtcaccaGGGGTCATTTTTTTATACTGGTTGCAATCGATTACTTGACTAAGTGGGTCGAAGCCAGAtctttcaaagtattgggttccaagcaattaagtggcccagttcattcaagaaaacatcaaaTGCAGATACGAcattcctcacgagttcatcagtgatcaggaaacccatttccaaggcgagtgtgaagatctattcaccgagtataaaattcaacatcatcgttcttcgccttatcgcccacagacctatggggcagtcgaagcggccaacaaaaatgtcaagaccatcatcatgaagatgacaaccaattacaaagactggccccataAACTAcactttgcattgtgggggtatcgaacttcaattcgcacttcaactggcaCAACTCCATTTCattagtctatggaatggaagcggtACAACCTATTTAGTTGGAAGAATCCCAGAAGATGCATGGGTACAATCAAGATACGATGAGCtggtcatgctcgatgagcgcagacttcaagccgctcaccatgtacaagtctatcagcgcctggccagacatttcaacaagagggtcagaactCGAAATgtcaaagaaggcgagcttgtcctgaaagcccttcgcaagagTGCCATGgatccaaggggaaaattcagacCCAAATGGGCCaggccatacattgtcaagaaaatcctttcttggggagcagtcgaattaacagatgtcgatgggaTTGAGTTTCGTTTTTTGACGAACCTGGATCAACTCAaaaagt contains:
- the LOC130461544 gene encoding uncharacterized protein, producing MWQIGIPYDLVEPFMCKSFGGTLDGAALEWLMNITPGSIYCLSNLINAFYQQFASSRQLEKQTSDLYRTAIEAFKRGLIPNSELYREVTKYPCATFEEVQNVNQYDDTNNIYKNERVDHPDISEYGFNVDIGGVVNALQNVGGTIRWPRKSDRPDSMKDMRKWCDFHRDNDHKTEECISLKKEVVFLLKRRHLKELLSDKGKEMYNKEKTTQPDPTASSDRSTPPTFNKVVNVISGGSDICGLTSSAAKKINSGESRAVKEGKTEDEIALDKSLAAISITFDDSDSVDVQQEHHDGLVISLPIGNALIKRILIENGSSANVLFLEGLQEMGLEEKNIVRRSTVLVGFSGESLQTVGEISLPTYAEGVNIMTKFNVVDFPSAYNVMLGRPWIHKMKAVPSTYHQSIKFPTKWGVMEIKGRQRDAKKCYETALKPSKSSI